The proteins below come from a single Miscanthus floridulus cultivar M001 chromosome 1, ASM1932011v1, whole genome shotgun sequence genomic window:
- the LOC136467130 gene encoding uncharacterized protein — protein MCASANQITDGFPPCQACKCHGHPIDLVTPNKAKWTCPITNRQLAASDVTHTAVRIGEQTVLFLPISEGSSNLQRVSTSISFYVIERTELASMNEGVIMGRSYVVIPSSNDVEASLTDESSDQNIQIFYGLCETLLPGTYDL, from the exons ATGTGTGCATCAGCAAACCAGATAACTGATGGTTTTCCACCTTGCCAG GCATGCAAGTGCCATGGTCACCCTATTGACCTTGTCACCCCAAATAAGGCAAAATGGACGTGTCCAATAACTAATCGACAGCTTGCAGCTTCTGATGTTACTCATACTGCTGTGAGAATTGGAGAACAAACAGTATTGTTTCTGCCTATTTCGGAAGGTAGTTCGAACTTGCAGCGAGTCTCTACTTCCATTTCTTTTTATGTAATTGAGCGCACTGAATTAGCTTCAATGAATGAAG GAGTCATAATGGGGAGGTCTTATGTTGTGATCCCCAGTTCAAatgatgttgaagcttctctAACTGATGAGAGTTCAGATCAGAACATCCAAA TTTTCTATGGTctatgtgaaactcttttaccAGGGACTT ATGATCTCTAG
- the LOC136502159 gene encoding uncharacterized protein codes for MNRIPSVSLRGGADEDAAALSRWVRAFCVIRFDLERGQLVEACFPPDALMAPGGGLDRLVAFSSFPDSMSHHLPRHRSSVHDSLFSFRVPDPSSPRRAFLYGFVFNRQRQDERLPRGGEQKSVVILSHAPYSSLFRLLLQILGPLCFDVGPSALAMVASHVAAWPAPAPGRPMELPIGSAALRVHLPPAADDPGPPPALLPANPSVPYGLFHDADLFAAFRGLLLHLWTLWELMVVGEPVLVVAPSPAQCSEAVAGLVSLVAPLLYSVDFRPYFTIHDPDFARLNALAEGEVFPPMVLGVTNLFFLKSLKSIPNVVSVGSPNPNSTRVLPVGGQSPGNGMNGTPGKLKLEKLAINKFSPTSLLNSIKLRREGPLSLMTEHKEALWSTYSPTTKPDTSVLNRLIDAGVSPRIEESMSVVNNEILRRHFLELTTNFLAPFGPYLRTTTPSEGSSPFVDPPLLPPFHADEFVNGLAARGSGKFLSKRLRSNWLDLYRRFLEGPNFMPWFRQRRAAAEQEQQRLWRQARMNVDIEKLMSNMSELERIDSFNAVERYLLREMENPGKGSADSIGACQKLKVDLQAAFNVLPKDMQQLLLSNPKRAVLLQGSQEKALGANGIVTQTSL; via the exons ATGAACCGGATCCCGTCCGTCTCGCTGCGGGGCGGGGCGGACGAGGACGCCGCGGCGCTGTCGCGGTGGGTGCGGGCCTTCTGCGTCATCCGGTTCGACCTGGAGCGCGGGCAGCTGGTGGAGGCCTGCTTCCCGCCCGACGCGCTGATGGCGCCCGGCGGCGGCCTCGACCGCCTCGTCGCCTTCTCCTCCTTCCCGGACTCCATGTCCCACCACCTCCCGCGCCACCGCTCCTCCGTCCACGACTCGCTCTTCTCCTTCCGCGTCCCGGACCCGTCCTCCCCGCGCCGCGCTTTCCTCTACGGCTTCGTCTTCAACCGCCAGCGCCAGGACGAGCGCCTCCCCCGCGGCGGCGAGCAGAAGTCCGTAGTCATCCTCTCCCACGCTCCCTACTCCTCGCTCTTCCGCTTGCTGCTGCAGATCCTCGGCCCGCTCTGCTTCGACGTCGGCCCCTCCGCGCTGGCCATGGTGGCGTCGCACGTCGCGGCGTGGCCCGCGCCTGCGCCAGGGCGCCCAATGGAGCTTCCAATTGGCAGTGCCGCGCTGCGCGTGCACCTCCCGCCTGCGGCTGACGACCCTGGTCCGCCGCCTGCACTGCTGCCCGCCAATCCCTCGGTGCCGTACGGACTCTTCCATGATGCCGACCTGTTTGCCGCGTTCCGTGGATTACTCCTCCACCTATGGACGCTCTGGGAGCTCATGGTGGTTGGCGAGCCCGTGCTGGTTGTTGCACCGTCCCCAGCTCAGTGCTCGGAGGCTGTGGCTGGGCTTGTTAGCCTTGTTGCTCCACTTTTGTACAGTGTAGACTTCAGGCCGTACTTCACCATCCATGATCCAGATTTTGCTCGCCTGAATGCACTTGCAGAAGGTGAGGTGTTCCCGCCGATGGTACTTGGAGTGACCAACTTGTTTTTCTTGAAGAGTCTTAAGAGCATTCCCAATGTTGTATCGGTGGGAAGCCCAAACCCAAATTCAACAAGGGTGCTACCAGTGGGTGGCCAATCGCCAGGAAATGGAATGAATGGGACACCTGGGAAGCTCAAGCTTGAGAAACTTGCAATCAATAAGTTCTCTCCAACTAGCCTATTGAATTCCATCAAATTGAGAAGAGAAGGCCCTCTTTCTCTCATGACAGAGCACAAAGAAGCATTATGGAGCACGTATTCGCCAACCACAAAGCCTGATACTTCTGTTCTAAATAGGCTCATTGACGCTGGTGTGTCACCAAGGATTGAGGAGTCCATGTCAGTAGTCAACAATGAGATATTGCGGCGGCACTTCTTGGAGCTGACGACCAACTTCCTTGCACCTTTTGGGCCGTATCTGAGAACTACAACACCATCAGAAGGGAGTTCACCTTTTGTTGACCCACCATTGCTACCACCATTTCACGCAGATGAGTTTGTCAATGGTTTGGCTGCTAGAGGTTCAGGGAAATTTTTGTCCAAAAGGTTGAGGTCCAATTGGTTGGACCTATACAG GAGATTCCTCGAAGGCCCCAATTTCATGCCTTGGTTCCGGCAAAGACGTGCTGCTGCAGAGCAAGAACAGCAGAGGCTCTGGAGGCAGGCTCGCATGAATGTTGACATTGAAAAGCTAATGTCAAATATGTCTGAATTAGAGAGGATTGATTCTTTTAATGCTGTTGAGCGTTATCTTCTCAGAGAGATGGAG AACCCTGGAAAAGGAAGTGCTGATTCAATAGGAGCATGCCAAAAATTGAAGGTAGACCTCCAAGCAGCATTCAATGTCCTGCCGAAAGACATGCAACAACTCCTGCTCTCGAACCCTAAAAGAGCTGTTCTTCTTCAAGGTAGTCAAGAAAAGGCCCTGGGGGCCAACGGCATTGTCACCCAGACAAGTTTGTAG